CGCGCTACGCCAGCTATCCGGCCCTCATCCGCCACCCCGTCCTGCTCGCCCGGCACGCACAGTTGCAGGTCCAGCAGGAGATACGGGTGGCCCGGACGGCGCTGCAGACCGCGCGGGCCGAGCTGCCGATGCTCGGACTGCCCGAGTCGGTCATCGAGCACACGATCAAGCTGTACGCCGCCGAGGTCATGCAACTGCAGCACATCGCCCGCAGCGTCCGCGCGGTCAGTGAGGCCCTGGCCGGCCGAGGCACGGCCCGCTGATCCGCCCGCCCTTTCTCGCTTCTCCTCGTCTCTCCCCCCGTCCGGGCGGTTTGTGGGTGCCGCGGGGTGGTCGTACGGAGCCCGTGTGAAAGCGACCCGCCAGACGAGTGAGCGAACGGCCCGGTTTGTGCCATGCTCGTCGCGTGAGGAGCGAGCGGGTGGACCCGGTGGATCCCGTCGGCGCCGATGCGGCGGCGCTGGCCAAGGTCGTGGCCCGGCAGCGCGCGGAGATGGAACGGCTGCGGGATCTCGCCGCGACGTCGGCGGTCCTGGAGCGGGCCAAAGGCGTACTCATGGCCGTCACCGGCCGCACGCCGGAGGCCGCACACGCGGAACTGATGCAGCGCGCCGTGGACGGCAACCGCACCCTGCTCGAACAGTGCTGGCTCACCCTGGGCGCCCTGCCGCCGCCGGAGGAGCAGCCGTCCGGCACACCGCCGGCCCCCGTCGAAGCGCCGGCCGACGGTTCCTGGCGGCTCCCGCCCACCGGCACGGTGGAGCTCGCGAAGATACTCGGGCGCATCGGCCGGGACCTGGTCCGGGTCGGCACACCGCACGAGCTGGCCCGATGTCTGCTGGACCACCTCGGGCCGCAGGCGGACGCCGACGCCGTGCTGCTGTACGCGCAGATGCCGGAGGACGGGCTCGACCTGATCGGGTACGCCGGCGTCGACGCGACCCTCGCCGCACAGTGGCGGTATCTGCCCCCGGTCACCAAGGTGGCCGCGCTGGACGCCCTGCAGTCCGGTGAGCCGCGGTGGCTGGAGGACCCGGCCCGGGACCGCGACCGGTATCTGCTGATCGGGGAGCCGTCGGAGCGCTGGCCCAGCCGGGCCTGGCTGCCCGTGCCGGCCGGGGGCACCGCGTGGGTCGCCCTGGGCGTGCTGCGCCGGCACGGCAGGCCGTTCGAGCCGTGCGAGCGGGAGCTGCTGCGAGCCGTGGCCCGGCTGTGCGCGGGCCGGCTGCGAGCCTTCGACGCAACCCGGGAACACGCCGTCGAAGGCGGCGCCGAGACCGTTCAGGCGGTGCTCGACGCGCTGCCGGGCGCGGCGATCCTGCTGACCCCGCTGCGCGCCGCCTCCGGCGAGGTGGAGGACTACCGCATCGAGGCCGCCACCCCGGAGGCGGTCGACGCGTTCGGCCGGACCGGCCGGGAGATGGTCGGCAGACAGGTGCTGGAGAGCTATCCGTCCGTCGCGGGCGAGCCGCTGTGGCAGGGCTGCCTCAAGGCCCTGGAGACGGGGGTGCCCTTCCAGGGCGAGCCGTTCGTCTACCAGGACGTGGTCGGCGAGGTACCCGTGACCGCCACCTACTCGGTGCGCGCCGCCCCGCTGGGCGGGGGTCTGCTGGTCACCTGGCTGCGGCACGACCGCGCGGACCGGCGGGAGCAGCGCCTGGCCGACGTGCAGCGGCTCGGCAACCTCGGCTGGGCCAGCTGGAACCTGATCACGCAGGAGATCTCCTGGTCCGCGCAGACGTACGCCGTGCTCGGCCGGACCCCCGCGCAGCAACCGCTCGATCTGGAACGGCTGCCGGACCTGGCGCTGCCGGAGGACGCGGGCCCGCTGACCCACGCGATCGCCGAACTGATCCGTCACGCCCGGCCGTTCGACGTGCCGTTCCGCGTCGAGACGGCCCTCGGCGTCCGCCATCTGCGGCTGGTCGCGGAGGCCCTGACGGCACAGGACGGCACCACCGTCGAAGTGCACGGCTTCGTCCAGGACCTCACCCCGCAGCGCAGCGCGGAACTGGCGCTGGTGGAGAGCGAGCGGGCGATGCTGCTGCAGCGCGGGATCCTTCAGGCCGAACGCGCCCTGGCCGCCCGGCTGCAACACGCGCTGCTGCCGCTGCCGAGCAGGCCGGTGCGGCTGGCCGGGCTGCGGATCGAGGTCGCGTATCTGCCCGCGCAGTCCGGCGTCCATGTGGGCGGGGACTGGTTCAGCGCCATCGCACTGCCCGACGACGACGCGCTGTTCGTGGTCGGTGACGTGGCGGGCCACGGCGTCGACGCCGTGGCCACCATGGCCCAGCTCCGGTTCACCGCCAAGGGCATGATCACCACCGGCTCCTCGCCGACCGGGACGCTGGCGCGGCTCAACTACCTGCTGCTGCACTCGCGCGACCCCCAGACCACCGCCACCCTCGTGATCGGCCGCTACGACCCCGGCCGGCGCGTCCTCACCTGGGCGCAGGCCGGTCACCTGCCGCCGCTGCTCGTACGCCGCGGCGAGGTGCGCTACCTCGACCGGCCCGGCGGCATGCTGCTCGGCGCGAGCACGGCCCCGGCCTTCGAGTCGGCGGAACTCCACCTGGAGCCAGGGGACCGGCTGTTGCTGTACACCGACGGCCTGGTCGAGCGCCTCGGCGAGAGCCTGGACGCGGGCCTGGACCGGCTCGCCGACGCGGTACGCACCCACGGCTGCGGCGATTACGGCTCCCTGGACGCACTGCTCACCACGATGCTCGCGGACGAGCGACGGGACGACGTGTGCGTGCTGGACATCAGGATGCCGGAGGAGGGGGCGGAGGCGACGGAGGGTGCGGACGGGGCGGAGACTGCGGACGCGGCGGGCACGGACACGGCGGGCAGGGGCGCTTAGAGGCTGACGGCGCAGGGGCGTGCGGTGGCGGTCCGGGGTGGGGAGGGGTGGCCGGAATCAGTCGTCGTCCCGGTGTCGCCAGTACCAGCACACGCCGACGACGAGGGCCAGCAGGAATACGGCGGGTACGAGCAGTCCAGGGATACGGGAGCCGGTCATGGGGCTGGCTTTCGTTCGTGGTACGGCGGAGCACGCGGCAGTCGGCCGCGGGCTGCCCATGATGGGGCCGAACCACCGCCCTTGCAAACGCCTTGCCCGTCGTGTTGAC
Above is a genomic segment from Streptomyces fodineus containing:
- a CDS encoding SpoIIE family protein phosphatase produces the protein MERLRDLAATSAVLERAKGVLMAVTGRTPEAAHAELMQRAVDGNRTLLEQCWLTLGALPPPEEQPSGTPPAPVEAPADGSWRLPPTGTVELAKILGRIGRDLVRVGTPHELARCLLDHLGPQADADAVLLYAQMPEDGLDLIGYAGVDATLAAQWRYLPPVTKVAALDALQSGEPRWLEDPARDRDRYLLIGEPSERWPSRAWLPVPAGGTAWVALGVLRRHGRPFEPCERELLRAVARLCAGRLRAFDATREHAVEGGAETVQAVLDALPGAAILLTPLRAASGEVEDYRIEAATPEAVDAFGRTGREMVGRQVLESYPSVAGEPLWQGCLKALETGVPFQGEPFVYQDVVGEVPVTATYSVRAAPLGGGLLVTWLRHDRADRREQRLADVQRLGNLGWASWNLITQEISWSAQTYAVLGRTPAQQPLDLERLPDLALPEDAGPLTHAIAELIRHARPFDVPFRVETALGVRHLRLVAEALTAQDGTTVEVHGFVQDLTPQRSAELALVESERAMLLQRGILQAERALAARLQHALLPLPSRPVRLAGLRIEVAYLPAQSGVHVGGDWFSAIALPDDDALFVVGDVAGHGVDAVATMAQLRFTAKGMITTGSSPTGTLARLNYLLLHSRDPQTTATLVIGRYDPGRRVLTWAQAGHLPPLLVRRGEVRYLDRPGGMLLGASTAPAFESAELHLEPGDRLLLYTDGLVERLGESLDAGLDRLADAVRTHGCGDYGSLDALLTTMLADERRDDVCVLDIRMPEEGAEATEGADGAETADAAGTDTAGRGA